In Humulus lupulus chromosome 6, drHumLupu1.1, whole genome shotgun sequence, a single genomic region encodes these proteins:
- the LOC133785057 gene encoding pyruvate kinase isozyme G, chloroplastic-like, with the protein MGQARATPNSRRKTKIVCTIGPSTSTREMIWKLAEIGMNVARLNMSHGDHSSHQKTIDLVKEYNSQFDDKVVAIMLDTKGPEVPSGDLPQPIILEEGQEFNFTIKRGVITENTVRVNYDAFVNDVEVGDMLLVDGGMMSLLVKSKTHDTVKCEVVDGGELKSRCHLNVRGKSANLPSITDKDWEDIKFGVDNQVDFYVVSFVKDARVVHELKDYLKSKILLLSSVCSVPVI; encoded by the exons ATGGGCCAGGCAAGGGCGACTCCGAACAGTCGAAGAAAAACGAAGATAGTTTGTACAATTGGTCCCTCCACAAGCACACGTGAGATGATATGGAAACTGGCAGAAATTGGAATGAATGTGGCACGTTTAAATATGTCTCATGGGGACCATTCATCACACCAGAAAACCATTGATCTTGTTAAAGAGTACAACTCTCAGTTTGATGACAAGGTCGTCGCCATAATGCTAGACACCAAG GGGCCTGAGGTTCCAAGTGGAGATTTACCTCAACCTATAATTCTTGAAGAAGGACAagaatttaattttacaattaaaaGAGGAGTCATCACAGAAAACACTGTCAGGGTGAATTATGATGCCTTTGTGAATGATGTGGAGGTTGGAGACATGCTACTGGTTGATG GTGGAATGATGTCTTTACTTGTTAAGTCGAAGACACATGATACTGTTAAATGTGAAGTAGTTGATGGTGGAGAATTAAAATCAAGGTGTCATTTAAATGTTCGTGGCAAAAGTGCAAATCTCCCTTCAATTACAG ATAAAGACTGGGAAGATATCAAGTTTGGAGTGGACAACCAAGTCGATTTCTATGTTGTCTCTTTTGTAAAAGATGCTAGAGTGGTTCATGAGTTGAAAGATTATCTTAAAAGTAAAATATTACTTCTATCATCAGTTTGTTCAGTACCAGTTATTTGA